A section of the Pseudomonas sp. FP453 genome encodes:
- the pcaG gene encoding protocatechuate 3,4-dioxygenase subunit alpha: MTLNATTSHTVGPYYHIGLTWLNREDLTTAATLGERVAISGQVLDGNGEVVNDAMLEVWQANAAGKYDHPEDEQDKALDPNFEGFGRVPVDAEGRFRFTTIKPGAVPGLKGTTQAPHLVVLVFARGLVKHLLTRIYFDGEPMNGDDPLLACVPAARRETLIAKQDAAGVHQWNVILQGTDKETVFFDY; this comes from the coding sequence ATGACACTCAACGCGACCACGTCCCACACCGTCGGGCCGTATTACCACATCGGCCTGACCTGGCTGAACCGCGAAGACCTGACCACTGCCGCCACCCTGGGTGAACGCGTGGCGATCAGCGGGCAAGTGCTGGACGGCAACGGTGAAGTCGTCAACGACGCCATGCTGGAAGTCTGGCAGGCCAACGCCGCCGGCAAATATGACCATCCGGAAGATGAGCAGGACAAAGCGCTCGACCCGAACTTCGAAGGCTTTGGCCGGGTGCCGGTGGATGCCGAAGGGCGGTTTCGCTTTACCACCATCAAGCCGGGCGCCGTGCCGGGGCTGAAGGGCACGACCCAGGCGCCGCACCTGGTGGTGCTGGTGTTTGCCCGTGGCTTGGTGAAGCACTTGCTGACGCGGATTTATTTTGACGGCGAGCCGATGAACGGGGATGACCCGTTGCTGGCGTGTGTGCCGGCTGCGCGGCGTGAGACCTTGATTGCCAAGCAGGATGCAGCGGGTGTGCATCAGTGGAATGTGATTTTGCAGGGGACCGATAAGGAGACGGTGTTCTTCGATTATTAA